A segment of the Macrotis lagotis isolate mMagLag1 chromosome 8, bilby.v1.9.chrom.fasta, whole genome shotgun sequence genome:
CTGACTCAGGGAAACAAAACAGTAATATTTAAGTCATTATTTAGACATTTTTCTCCTATAGTCTGAAACCTGGTTCCAATGTCTTTCCATTATCTTTAGAAAACTGAAAGGTATTCCTAGAAGAATCAATTGAAATGGCAAAGGGAAAAATTAAGGGAACTACAAGTCTGGAGAAAATAGGCTGAAGGTATCAAATGAAATGGTGGCACTGAAactaaactcaatttttttttaaaggtttttgcaaggcaaatggggttaagtggcttgcccaaccacacacctaggtaattattaagtgtctgagactggatttgaacccaggtattcctgcctccagggccggtgctttatccactgcgccacctagcagcccttagactcaaatttttaaagaattcaaggATGTAGTTATAAACTGTAAGCCAAAATATATCTCTTACAAGAAGTCACTGTGCTCAAGTTTGACTAATTCCAAATGCATCCTTGGTTCAAAAAGGTTTCAAAGTAATTACAAGAAATACAGAATGATAAACTAACTAtttataataaaaggaaaaggtgatCACTAAAGAGAAAATAGTAAGATTGAAAGCAACATAGTTTTTTAAGTGGCTATGTACCAGATTTCTTTTAGAAAGAcaatgatggggtggctaggtggcgcagtggataaagcaccggccctggaggcaggagtacctgggtctcagacacttaaataattacctagctgtgtggccttgggcaagccacataaccccatttgcctttcaaaaacctataaaaaaaaaagacaaagattagATGATTAATAGTAAAGTAGAAATCACTAAGATTTACAAAAGGCTTTTAAGTAAGGCACCTGGTAAAGAGAGAAATCTGGTGTCAAAGCAATTGGAAAGCTTTGCTTTGAGTTCCTATTTGGGTACTTCTCACCTAGTCTTTTTGGGGCAGGTGTGACAAGGAATGGATAGTTGGCCAGCCAGAGACATATCTAGCTCTAATAAGTTGTAATTTCCACTATTTTACTGAAAATTGGTttgacaaattcttttttttttatgaagtaAGGTCATTCACATTTCTATCATGCTTTGaagtttaaaatgtaaattcctccCAACTCTGTTGGGACTGAGAttttaacaaaaaagataaactgaGGCAGTTCTCTAAGCAAGATAATATCTATTAGCAGGGACGTGTTTTCTATCAACAAAGGGTCTAAGACTTGACTCTATTTGAATTTTCTGCAGTATATGATGTCATTAATATATTCCCTTCATGGATAATTTTTGGCACGGATTTCCAATGGTTCTTTTATTTGTTTGACCTCTCCATTGGATCTTTCACTAATTTCctaatttaattcattaattcctttgctAATTGTCCttgtttgaaaatatttgtaaatatctaagaaaatttgaattacagatttggcaattaaggcCACTGGTCACCCTAAAGAAAGTATCTTCAAGTAAAGTGGTAGGGCCAGAAGCCAGATTATGGACATTGAAACACCAATGGATAATGGGGAAGAAGTTTCAAGGGtagaacaatcttttttttatggaaaatatttaGACAAAGTTCACTCCTCCCCACCACCTTCaaccaaaagaataaattttatccACTTAgtttctaaaagaagaaaaaattttcctTACTTTTGAGCCATTGGTATAAGAATCTGTTTCATTTCATCCATAATAGCCTCTTGCTTATCAGGTTGTACTTCTAATACTTTTTCCAAAGTTGCGTGAATTGCAGACTGAAAAGAAATCAGCaataaattataaagtttttagaaGTTCATAGTAATGAAAGATATCTGCATTACATGGTGAATAAATTTGTATGGGCTTctagttatttaattattttttcctctcagtgTACATGTGTCAGGCAAATCAAACTAACCACAAAATCACCACCAACTGCAACAGAGTACATAAAAGTAGTTGTTAATAAGTTTGCTGATTCATTTTATGTATCAGATAACATAGAAACTAAAGTATAGTAATACTTTAACTGTGGGGGAAAAACGGCAATCCTAGGGGCTAAAGCTGTATTACTTCCAACAAAAGTATTATTACTGTGTATTTCTTAGAATTGTCACTGACTCTTTCCCTCTCACTTTTATTACCCATTTCCCTCAATCTTCTCAGGTCCAATACCTTCAATGAtcccagttttcttcttctgCCAAAATGTGGAAAATGCCATTTGTACATTCTTCTGAGACAGTACAATTTCAAATACATATTAGCAAAAGCAGTTTTTGGTACAAGATTCAACtatgggggggggctaggtggcacagggggcagctagatggcgcagtggataaagcactggccctggagtcaggagtacctgggttcaaatccggtctcagacacttaataattacctagctgtgtggccttgggcaagccacttaaccccatttgccttgcaaaaaaaaaatctaaaaaaaaaaagtaacaatagCTATAATAAAGTCTATTACATGACCAAACAATAAAATAATGCATAAGAAGCTGTACCTTGTAAAGTTGGAATGTATTCCCATAAAGCTCTTCTACCAGCATGTTTCGCTGTTCCAAAATTGCTTTGTCATTGTAAGCATATTCCACTACTGATGATGCTTCAGCATGACGCAACATCTTCCGCACTTGAcctttaaaactttttattatttctgcaatTTGTGATTTATTTCTATGTCAcataaggaaaaagagaaatggaagaagagtAAGGTAAGTTCGAGGTTCAAATTTACCTCAGTTTTACAAATCTCTTTAATCTgtgtagaggaaagaaaaagtgaaatgagaaatgagagaatAGGTAGAAATAATATAGGTagaaatatagatagaaataatATAGATGAACCATCTCTTCTAAATCTGAATTAATTTTGGTatgatttattttgggggggtggggagaggagagggaggatgCTATCAATTATAAACCACTCTTTCTCTTTTTGCCTctacttcctggcttccttcaagactagTCAAAGCCTGCCTTCTAAGGGAGGCTTTCCCAACCATTATAGTCCTCTCTTCTTACTCCCTTTCTGTCCCTAGCAGCCATTGTCTTCCCTCACATTACCTTCCATCTATTCTTGTATGTATAAAAATAGCTTGCTCTGGCACCCATCAGAATATGAGTTCTTGGAAGGTAGGACCTGTTTCCGCCTTTGTATACCCACCCCAGGGCTTAGCAAAGCTCTtaagcacatagtaagcacttggCTTCATTCAATTCAGTTGGCCCAACTTTCTCCAGAAAATTCCTAAAATAACTTTAAAGCATTTGAGTTCTAAAGGAAAACATGCATGAAGAATGGGTTGAATAGTAGCAATATATTTATTGTCCCATCCGCCCACCATCAGCCCTTTCAGAAATTGCAGAagctttattatattttgtttattttagcatgttttctttcattttttagaaaaCCAAACTAAACTAaatcaaagacaaatctaaatTGCTTACCCATACATGAGAAATTTCTTAACAACATTTCTGGAATATTTGGCTTTACTCAATTCAACCCAATtctctgaaaaacaaaataaattacaattctttggtattttcatttgaatttttgttaAACAAAGAAAATGCCACATATAATTTAGGTCACAATCCTGGGGACTCATTGGTGAAGGAACTTCTTCCTACCAATACAGAGCTGGATGGCAGGGacaatatatacttttttttattttagtttttacaaggtaatggggttaagtggcttgcccaaggccacacagctaggtaagtgtttgaggctagatttgaactcaggtactccagactccaggaccggtgctctatccactatgctacctagctgtcccaacaaTATATACTTTTAATAAAGACTAATGCCAGGGGCACATCTCCTGAGCAttagtactactactaccaccaccattaaCCAACCTTTAATATTGCATTAATACAAGAAAATACTAGAAATCTTCAACTTgaatataagaaatttaaaaaatacctgCTAGCTCTTCAAATGCCTCTTTCCTTTGTTCCTCATTACCATATTGAATGTAACACTGGATAATACGGGTTGAATCATGTGCAAATGCAATCTACAAGGAAAAGATTTGTTATAATTAACCACAACAGGAATAACAATCTGAAAGTTGTCCACTCAGACACTAGTGGTTCAGAAGAACAGGAGGGAGTGACTTAGGTCATCTCCTCCTGGCCCTTGATGAGCAAGTATCTCAAGATGAGAagcattatttttcctcttaacaACCACTACCACCCTTACACAATTCCCTCTATGGCAGTTTCACTATCCCTAGATGCATAGGAACAAATTACTCTCAGCTGTCAACCTGCATTTTCTCATCCCTACCCAATCTTCTGTTACATCCTCAAATTCTTTCGTAGTGAACAAACTTCTTTCTCTTAACCTCCTATCCAAACTACTCTCATTAAGACCTTGTTTCGCTTCAGTGACAAAGCTAGTCATGCTCTTGATCACTCTTATAATTTCCCTCACATTTCATGACACTCTGATCCTGGAGAGGAAGTCAGGATATTCTTTGCTTCCCACTCCCGTATTGCTTCCCCTGAGATCTTCCAGTAAGAATGCTTTACTTCATGTGTACAGTTCTTCCCTGTCTCTTTGCCCAGGTCTGGGAAAAGAGCACCTGAGGGTAATCCTGAGTTCTCAGTAATTACAAAGGAGAAGAATATTTGATATCTTTTTAGATTATTGTTTTCAATTCTAATTGGagaaatggtttttattttatggtaTACTTCCCAAATCTTCACATTCCtgcatttcactttttatttttccaattacatgcaaagacaattttcaacatttattcttttgcaagctttgagtgtcacatttttctaccactctcccctctccccatggcagttTGTACATGTGCAGTTGTgtataacatatttccatgttgggcatgctgtgaaagaagaattagaattaaggctggggggggggggggagattatgagagaaaaacaacttaaaattagtataaaaaaaaagaacattgtttttctctgcatttagactccataattttttctctagatgtggatggcatttttccttTACAggttttttagaattgttcttgataactgctgagaggagctgcagtcAACAAagttgataatctcacaatgttgctattaacaggtacaatgttctcctggttctgctcacttcactcaggaccagttcacataagtctttccagacttttctgaagtccatctgttcattatttcttacagaactttAGCATTCATATACAaaacagcttgttcagccattccccaattgatggacattccctcgatttccaattctttgccactacaaaacgagttgctttaaatatttttgaacacatgggacttttccctttttttaaaaaaagtatttttgatcCCATGACCCTCTATTGAAGGttaggattaattttttttaatttatctactGTCTTTGATATCTAGCACAAATTAGTAACTTGGGTATAATTTGAGAAGCACTAGGATGAATCTATGTCAACTGCTGAATATTCACAGTTCTAGACATCTTGCGGCATGCACTGTAGACAGAAAAGATCTTGTTTCTACTTTACTATCTCAATCAGTATCCCTTGAAATGCTCCTGCTTCACTGTGTACAATGGTTTAGCAAAACCCTTATGATACCTCCATAGTTACTGGactattattatagttattatagCCTACTGGCATGAATgctttatactttatatttttcaaccacagaaacataaatattttgtttaagagAACATAAATAAGTCCTAATGTCAATTATACCATAATACTAAGCTTTTCTGCTATAAGTCTTTATATATAATCACAAATTTAgaacaagaaggaacttaagTTATACATCCCCACCCCTTGTTTCAGAGGTAAAGAAACCATGACctagaaaaggaaagtgacttgtccaaaggtcGCATGAGTAAGTAGAGTTGAGATCTCAATTCttttcctctgacttcaaatccaatgctCTGTACATGATAGTAAGTTAGTGAAGAAATGAAGACCCAACAAAGAAACTGTAAAAATCTTGTATTAAGAGATTTTTTAACAAGCCAATAATTCTCAAGTGTTAAACTAACCTAACATGGAAttctaagatatttttaaaagagggctattccattaaaaaaaaatcacctgaatTTATGTGAGATCTCaatctatttaaaagaaattactcAAATGAGGAGCACTTTGGTCTAGTGGACACTAGTCTTTACGGAATTGGGAAAATTTAGGTCAAGTGGCACCTATGAAATATACTAGCTGTGATCTTGTGGGTATAAAATTAACTACTCAGTATCCTAGGCAACTCTTTATATTAAGTTGCAGAACAGTTATAGATCTACATTAATATAGTGAGTTGAGTTTCTTGGACTTGAAACACCAATTAAATCACAGgactggatttaaaaaaaaagtccaatgaCAGTCCAACCTTTAATAGTAATCTAGTAAAGCAAGGAGGAAGAACTGGAGGGAACACTTGGCATATTTAAAACCCACCAGTAAATCTCCCATTCTATGAAATTTGATTCATGAATTATAGCTGAAACATTTAATTATGTGGTGTTTAAGGAATCAAAAATTTTATTTGCCACACATTTATCAGCCATACTggttaatattaatataatatctCATGGTGAGGTTAATGAATTTAGTTCTgaaaattactaaaattttacTTACACTTTTAATCTTGCCCTGAATCAACTTCTGTAATTCACTCATcaatttagttcttttttctttgtcacaattttttctgtaaatgaaaagagaattagaaatCACAACCTAAATAAGGAAGTATCTTTCAAgattacaaattagaaattacCAATAGTTTTGTTTGCTCAGTCCAGCACCCTGATTCTATGAAGTTAgtaaattctcaaataaagataCATATATCTGACACTCCAAAGAAAGTTATTTGTTTTCAGAAgtatcatataattttaaatgatacCAGCCAGAAATAACTTCAGAAGTAGATAGAAAAGAAAACCCAGTCTGTAATAAGAAACACTTAGCAAATTCAAACTCACAAGCAATgttatttttctgagattttcAGAAAGGACAATTAACTAACACTAGTGCAATTTAATGAACATTTCTGATAATAGTTCAATCATTCCCAAATTTGTGTACTGACTCATTAATTGGGATTGTGACCACTTTTCAAATAATAGACTTTTATGTTCTTGACTTTGTCATTTCAATATTTACAAAGTATACTATAGACTAACATAACAATGGTCTGAACAAACATTACCTTCTTAGGTACTCCCAAATTTGCTTTGCCTTGAAAACGGTATCATAATTGCTTTTATCATTGAGTTGTCTGCTCtgccttagttctttttttttctttttcaagtcatCCCACTTGGGTTTCTTAGCAGCTGTCTCTGAAAATTATAAAGCAAATATAATTTATTAGATCTAATGTACTGATTCCTCCTACGCTTCCCtattaataaagtaaataaaataactacaaattgtttttttgttttgttcatctCAAAAATGGCATCACCATTCACTCAttcttatatgtataaataatataatcttaAGAGTTGAAAATGGAAATTGGTAATCATTAGAAACAAGCAGAGACAAAGAAGACATTCCATCTGCATATtctatcttcccttccttttcctccttcctgcaCTTCCCAAGCATTTTCTTTGTCCAGAGTAATATGATGGTACAAACTGTAATTATCTCCCCACCTCATACCACCACaggataaataatttttttattcacataTCTGCTGATGTGATATATTTCTGCTTAAATCAAATCACACCTTCCTCTCTATAGAATAAAATAGGAGTTCCTTTGGTGAACTTTCAGACCCTGGCACCCACCTGGCTCCCACCCTCTCCCCAAGTCTTCTTTCAAGTCATGAACACTACTCTATCCCCAAAACACACCCTGAAATCTTTCACCTTCAAGTCTTTGCTCACATTTTGCTGCATGTCCAGGGTTCTCCCTGCCACTGTCTCTTGGGAAATTCTTATCCTCTCCTTAAAGCCCAATCCAAATATCTTTTCCTTGAGGAATTCTTCCATACATTTATTTGCCTTGTTCTTCCAATGTATTTATCATGACCTAGTACCACCAGGCTGAAAGTTACCTAAAGGAAAGCCCTACAGTCTTTTTAACTGCAGGGTGTTCTGTACACAGTAAGCAATTAAAGTgcactgaataaaaaaaatctatacagCTTCAAGttttgttatatgtatgtcaGCATATATTTCCTTTTAATGCTGCACAGTGATTCCCTTTGTATCATTCTGAGTTCATTCTTTGCAGAACTACCTTCTTCAATCAatagaaaaaatttcattttgagataactttaagaaaattgattttcatttattGAGTTGAAAATTTGTCTCCTATATCTGTAATGGTACTTAACTGGCTACTCTGGAGACTCTTGGATTTTTCACTgtggcatagaaacaatgtaaagaacaccaaatttggagtcaaaggatctaGTTTcaaaaattattacttattaactggtgactttggacaagttacaaTTTCTCTCTAtgaagactcagtttccttttctgtaaaattatgataataatacctGTACTATATATGTCAGTGGCTAGAGTAAAGCAACCTGGCAGGGCAAGTTTTCTCCCAATGTATTTACCTTCACTTCCGCCCTCGGGTTGGAACTTTCTTTTTGTCTGCAACGtgtttccttcttgtttattcttCAACTGTTTCATGttagttttcttggaaaagacattCCCCTCCTGTTTATACTTGAATTGTTTTGCACCATTTCTCTTGGGCAACATACCCTGTTCCTGCTTGTTCTTGAACTGTTTTGCACCATTTTTCTTGGGTAACATGCCCCCTTCTTGTTTGTTCTTCAACTGTTTTGCTCCTGTTTTTCTGGGCAGCCCCCCTTCTTGCTTATTCTTTATCTGTTTCTGGCCAATCTTCTTGGGCAACATATCTCCTTCATGTTtagttttgaactgttttgtgcCAGTTTTCTTAGTCAATATGTCCCCTTGCTGTTTTTTCTTGAATTGTTTCAGGCCTGTTTTCTCAGACTTTGTGTTACTTTTATCAAACTTACTGGAGCCGAATTTAggttctcctccttctcctttacTTGGAAATTTCTTTGGAGATTTAGAATCTATATTTATCAAAACATAACAGAAGGGAAGCAAAATTCTTAGAACTATGCCCTTACTCCAGATGACCATGAAGAATATTTTGTGAGAAATGCTTAGAAATCaaaaaattaagatgaaaaataCCATATTATATATCTTAAATAGACTTTAATTCTTTCCTGTTACAAAGATGAATTTAAAACTGTTCATTCACTCACAGCCGATAGAACAAAattgatatgaaaaataaatacattacaGTGTCTCAAAGATCACTACCAACTCCAATTCTGTGAGGTTAACTCTGTTAGACAACATTTACATGGCACAGATTTGGAGGCAGTTTGTATTTCTAACTGCCCAAAAGTCTGCATAACACCAAAAACTAAACATGCttaacaaagaaaactgaaattaaagATTCTATCTTAAAATTCTGCAAGgaggtgcactggatagagcaccagtcctggagtctagaggatctgagttcagatcctacctcagagacttaataattacctagctttggggcagctaggtggt
Coding sequences within it:
- the PUM3 gene encoding pumilio homolog 3, giving the protein MEVKGKKKLTGKGGKTSQGKKSFKKDNDSKSPKKFPSKGEGGEPKFGSSKFDKSNTKSEKTGLKQFKKKQQGDILTKKTGTKQFKTKHEGDMLPKKIGQKQIKNKQEGGLPRKTGAKQLKNKQEGGMLPKKNGAKQFKNKQEQGMLPKRNGAKQFKYKQEGNVFSKKTNMKQLKNKQEGNTLQTKRKFQPEGGSEETAAKKPKWDDLKKKKKELRQSRQLNDKSNYDTVFKAKQIWEYLRRKNCDKEKRTKLMSELQKLIQGKIKSIAFAHDSTRIIQCYIQYGNEEQRKEAFEELAENWVELSKAKYSRNVVKKFLMYGNKSQIAEIIKSFKGQVRKMLRHAEASSVVEYAYNDKAILEQRNMLVEELYGNTFQLYKSAIHATLEKVLEVQPDKQEAIMDEMKQILIPMAQKETVIKHSLVHKVFLDFFTYAPPKLRSEMIEAIREAVIYLAHTHDGARVAMYCLWHGTPKDRKVIIKTMKTYVEKVANGEYSHLVLLAAFDCVDDTKLMKQIVMSEIISSLSNIVSNKYGRKVLLYLLSPRDPAHLVPEIIEVLQKGDGNAHSKKDNIIRRKELLESISPALLSYMQEHVQKLMTDKSTCVFVVNVLGSAIGDVQPAMNTIAKLAAPEMIPGGKDGELHVAEHPAGHLVLKWLVEQDEKMKENGREGSFAKILVEHVGVEKLKTWARVNRGAIILSRLLQSPDPEVVNKVKSGLKSLIPTLEKEENNKGMTALLEKLRA